A window of Jannaschia sp. M317 contains these coding sequences:
- a CDS encoding ATP-binding protein, whose translation MSLSGDAVELTEAEIVARYGAALTLLEGFDHTPRLARAEAPARAERSPGIGTRSRFRSTTPGLVTRSGPRASGVHLREAVEGEELISPTRAHLLLALRRALAIAMAVGGAIEDRSGLDGLKAANLAGRLPSQDAGRFRELLEAEALAVGHVFANALAFLIAPLRGSDTAEVPPPEEVLTDNAPAMLEGLLWEIDQRIDGLDDGAMVATLAAQAELLLERLADRARAAARASVYGEVTYRIEADDLTLNGFAPALRAAGKPLTMQFKAPHEVVGNHIAKHQALKLSKMLMAYDFDRRLNPFADLGGFIFTFMGDGAPGTGKTTLIQMMAGLIHGYCEVAGYPFRYENLSTDSIDSYQGKSAQNAKAFINGVLDPNVIGFGTIDDIDQLAGKRGDRQASAGQLEITAVLMESFAGANTVVRGNCTFGMFSNYPENVDDALRQRAGARFLVDGPQTQADYIDILALLLGKRHDIPLGDHDLFAAQELTRAVAESYAKHARPAEQRLAQVFEDVRDRIGDLDTIAKIGTYLKGIQEADERFTGRAIKNITDAVKVRAMDVDLPDDWFETADAFMHRSYDEKLAMVSELRVPITTEMVLQEVNRYADSEFRYADKSDEVAIDAMVRDMGRAEEAKRRYLEGKA comes from the coding sequence ATGAGCCTGTCCGGAGACGCGGTGGAATTGACAGAAGCGGAAATCGTGGCCCGATACGGCGCCGCGCTGACCCTGCTGGAGGGGTTCGACCATACGCCGCGATTGGCGCGTGCAGAGGCCCCCGCGCGGGCGGAGCGGTCGCCGGGGATCGGCACAAGGTCGCGGTTTCGGTCCACCACGCCGGGGTTGGTGACACGGTCGGGGCCGCGGGCCTCTGGTGTGCATCTGCGCGAGGCTGTGGAGGGCGAAGAGTTGATCTCGCCCACGCGCGCGCACCTGTTGCTGGCGCTGCGCCGTGCGCTGGCGATTGCCATGGCCGTGGGCGGTGCAATCGAGGATCGCAGCGGCCTGGACGGGCTGAAGGCCGCGAACCTTGCCGGGCGATTGCCGTCGCAGGATGCGGGACGGTTTCGGGAATTGCTGGAGGCGGAGGCGCTGGCCGTGGGCCACGTCTTTGCCAACGCGCTGGCCTTTCTGATCGCCCCCTTGCGCGGCAGTGACACAGCCGAGGTCCCCCCGCCGGAGGAAGTGCTGACCGACAATGCGCCCGCCATGCTGGAAGGGCTGCTGTGGGAAATCGACCAGCGGATCGACGGGCTGGACGACGGCGCGATGGTCGCCACCCTGGCCGCGCAGGCGGAGTTGTTGCTGGAGAGGTTGGCCGATCGGGCGCGGGCAGCGGCACGGGCCTCGGTCTATGGCGAGGTCACATATCGGATCGAGGCAGATGACCTGACGCTGAACGGCTTCGCCCCGGCGCTGCGCGCGGCGGGCAAACCGTTGACCATGCAGTTCAAGGCCCCCCACGAGGTGGTGGGCAACCACATCGCCAAGCATCAGGCGCTGAAGCTGTCGAAGATGCTGATGGCCTATGATTTCGACCGCCGCCTGAACCCTTTTGCGGATCTGGGGGGGTTCATCTTCACCTTCATGGGCGACGGGGCGCCGGGCACGGGCAAGACCACCCTGATCCAGATGATGGCCGGGCTGATCCACGGCTATTGCGAGGTGGCGGGCTATCCGTTCCGCTACGAAAACCTGAGCACCGACAGCATCGACAGCTACCAGGGGAAATCGGCGCAGAACGCCAAGGCCTTTATCAATGGGGTGCTGGACCCGAACGTGATCGGCTTTGGCACAATCGACGACATTGACCAGCTGGCGGGCAAGCGCGGCGACCGGCAGGCCAGCGCGGGCCAGTTGGAAATCACCGCCGTCCTGATGGAGAGTTTCGCAGGCGCAAATACCGTCGTGCGGGGCAACTGCACCTTTGGCATGTTCTCGAACTACCCCGAAAACGTAGACGACGCCCTGCGCCAACGGGCGGGCGCGCGGTTCCTGGTGGACGGGCCGCAGACGCAGGCCGACTACATCGACATCCTGGCGCTGCTGCTGGGCAAGCGGCACGACATCCCGCTGGGCGACCACGACTTGTTCGCGGCCCAGGAGCTGACGCGCGCGGTGGCCGAAAGCTACGCCAAACACGCCCGTCCGGCGGAACAGCGTCTGGCCCAGGTTTTCGAAGACGTGCGCGACCGCATCGGGGACCTGGATACGATTGCCAAGATCGGCACCTACCTGAAGGGCATCCAGGAGGCGGACGAACGCTTCACCGGGCGGGCGATCAAGAACATCACAGACGCGGTAAAGGTCCGCGCCATGGACGTGGATCTGCCGGATGACTGGTTCGAGACGGCCGACGCATTCATGCACCGGTCCTACGACGAGAAACTGGCCATGGTGTCAGAGCTGCGCGTGCCGATCACGACAGAGATGGTCCTGCAGGAGGTCAACCGCTACGCCGACAGCGAATTCCGCTATGCCGACAAATCCGACGAGGTGGCCATCGACGCCATGGTCCGCGACATGGGCCGGGCGGAAGAGGCCAAGCGCCGCTATCTGGAGGGCAAGGCATGA
- a CDS encoding DUF6638 family protein: MHRLIRHGLMFGGLFEVSAPALVDRYNRALAHLIGKRTALDSFHIDLSGFSPEVGDEFGDMDYLNPGGCNRQIILLSTQQRHAPLLEMKFSTTQDILRAFIAANEAQLFTLTARDAVAGELQNSVFGVPDPARLLDIRSVTVEADTTTGIVRDAEELDRLVTRFREEEDAWWDDVLVARMIGLAQTTGDVSRAPVRFESPVYQQDDFWTAHHGGVYIFRSVEQPAVVANAPFRAPGVEVLDLADRHLIATFLRANGLVQPIVEGRGQAAAGILREKLDHLVIDALGAMGELPDQVDDRALRRAMQRHGAALPAEVHSLGAMLAWAEGRGDWPHIDSGNAAYFHTLRAAPGPLRDLVNMLLAELAPQDFRQLHICHKPLFYDRYRRASEPWKEWVAARLARDYAADRGGVWAHLYASDVARPMPKVAARVKGPWG, encoded by the coding sequence ATGCACCGCCTGATCCGCCACGGACTGATGTTCGGGGGCCTCTTCGAGGTGTCCGCCCCGGCGCTGGTCGACCGCTACAACCGCGCGTTGGCGCACCTGATCGGCAAGCGCACCGCGCTCGACAGTTTTCATATCGACCTCAGCGGGTTCTCACCCGAGGTGGGCGATGAATTCGGGGACATGGATTACCTGAACCCCGGCGGCTGCAACCGACAGATCATCCTGCTGTCCACCCAGCAGCGCCACGCCCCCCTGTTGGAGATGAAGTTCTCGACCACGCAGGACATCCTGCGCGCCTTTATCGCCGCCAACGAGGCGCAGTTGTTCACCCTGACCGCGCGGGATGCGGTGGCGGGGGAATTGCAGAACTCCGTTTTTGGGGTGCCGGACCCGGCGCGGTTGCTCGACATCCGTTCGGTGACCGTCGAGGCGGATACCACCACCGGCATCGTGCGCGACGCCGAGGAACTGGACCGCCTCGTTACCCGCTTCCGCGAGGAGGAGGACGCCTGGTGGGACGACGTGTTGGTGGCGCGGATGATCGGGCTGGCGCAGACGACCGGCGATGTGTCCCGCGCGCCCGTCCGGTTCGAAAGCCCGGTTTACCAGCAGGACGATTTCTGGACCGCCCATCACGGGGGCGTCTACATCTTCCGCTCGGTCGAGCAGCCGGCGGTTGTCGCGAACGCGCCCTTCCGCGCGCCGGGGGTCGAGGTTCTGGACCTGGCCGACCGGCATCTGATTGCGACCTTCCTGCGCGCCAACGGTCTGGTCCAGCCCATCGTCGAGGGCCGGGGCCAGGCGGCGGCGGGGATCCTGCGCGAAAAGCTGGACCATCTGGTGATCGACGCACTGGGAGCGATGGGCGAACTGCCAGATCAGGTCGACGACCGCGCCCTGCGCCGTGCGATGCAGCGCCATGGCGCGGCCTTGCCCGCCGAGGTGCATTCCCTGGGCGCGATGCTGGCCTGGGCCGAGGGCCGCGGCGACTGGCCCCATATCGACAGCGGCAACGCCGCCTATTTCCACACGCTGCGCGCCGCGCCGGGGCCTTTGCGCGACCTGGTCAACATGCTGCTGGCCGAACTGGCCCCGCAGGATTTCCGCCAACTGCACATCTGTCACAAGCCGTTGTTCTACGACCGCTACCGCCGCGCGTCCGAGCCGTGGAAGGAATGGGTCGCGGCCCGGCTCGCCAGGGACTACGCTGCGGATCGCGGCGGGGTGTGGGCGCATCTCTATGCGTCGGACGTGGCGCGGCCAATGCCGAAGGTTGCGGCCCGTGTGAAAGGACCATGGGGGTAG
- a CDS encoding DUF1523 family protein — MRFVKWGLGLVVFAVAGAFLHYTLPQTDIVRVVNTEVQRFDFGENSIFWAGGDVGADGTAVNRDVRIIETVKPNGRPSVYRNEDTGWGWPPYFKLDSSNLQTEARDLVSTSADPQWVALTHYGWRSEFLTIFPNAVGIRPVDSPDATIIPWFNIIFLTILAAILWAIGVRILRFRRNRIDPLIEDAGEAWDEAGDRVAARRKGLRAWLDTWKGKPRV, encoded by the coding sequence ATGCGGTTTGTGAAATGGGGTCTGGGCCTGGTCGTCTTTGCGGTGGCGGGTGCGTTCCTGCACTATACCCTGCCGCAGACCGATATCGTGCGCGTGGTGAACACCGAGGTGCAGCGCTTCGACTTCGGCGAGAATTCGATCTTCTGGGCGGGCGGTGATGTCGGGGCGGATGGCACGGCCGTCAATCGCGACGTCCGCATCATCGAGACGGTCAAACCCAACGGCCGCCCGTCTGTCTATCGCAACGAGGACACGGGATGGGGCTGGCCGCCGTATTTCAAACTCGACAGCTCGAACCTGCAGACCGAGGCGCGCGACCTCGTGTCGACCTCCGCCGATCCGCAATGGGTGGCGCTGACGCATTACGGCTGGCGGTCGGAATTCCTGACGATCTTTCCGAACGCCGTCGGAATTCGACCTGTCGACAGTCCGGATGCGACGATCATCCCCTGGTTCAACATCATCTTCCTGACGATCCTGGCAGCCATCCTCTGGGCGATCGGCGTGCGCATCCTGAGGTTCCGACGCAACCGCATCGACCCGTTGATCGAAGATGCGGGCGAAGCCTGGGACGAAGCGGGCGACCGGGTCGCCGCCCGCCGAAAAGGTCTGCGTGCCTGGCTGGATACCTGGAAGGGAAAGCCCCGCGTGTGA
- the mnhG gene encoding monovalent cation/H(+) antiporter subunit G, translated as MLELFLSACVLLGGFFAFIAGLGLLRLPDVLIRMHATTKAGTLASGLIMLAVAAGIGDAPTIARAVLIVVFLLITAPVAAHMIGRAAFRSGVPLWAPTKVDPTAAAKLGVAPRHEAGPKP; from the coding sequence ATGCTTGAGCTGTTCCTGTCGGCCTGCGTCCTGCTGGGCGGGTTTTTCGCCTTCATCGCGGGGCTGGGCCTGCTGCGCTTGCCGGACGTTTTGATCCGCATGCACGCGACCACAAAGGCGGGGACCTTGGCCTCTGGCCTGATCATGCTGGCCGTGGCGGCGGGGATCGGCGATGCGCCGACCATCGCGCGTGCGGTTCTGATCGTGGTGTTCCTGCTGATCACCGCCCCTGTCGCGGCTCATATGATCGGGCGCGCGGCGTTTCGGTCGGGCGTACCCCTCTGGGCACCGACCAAGGTCGACCCGACGGCGGCGGCAAAGCTTGGCGTTGCGCCCAGACACGAAGCGGGGCCAAAGCCCTAG
- a CDS encoding cation:proton antiporter — protein MNEAVTTPMIESMPILAFAVQAAFVMVMAGVVLSFLRLVKGPSLPDRVVALDTMTVLIVAFCGLFVFESGSTAFLDVAVVLALIGFLATVALARFIERKTIAPTPVEKEHPDA, from the coding sequence ATGAACGAAGCCGTCACAACACCGATGATCGAATCCATGCCGATCCTGGCCTTTGCCGTACAGGCCGCCTTTGTCATGGTCATGGCGGGCGTCGTCTTGTCGTTCCTGCGGCTGGTCAAGGGCCCGTCCCTGCCCGACCGGGTCGTGGCGCTGGATACGATGACGGTTCTGATCGTGGCGTTCTGCGGGCTTTTCGTCTTCGAGAGCGGGTCTACCGCCTTCCTCGATGTGGCCGTGGTCCTGGCGCTGATCGGCTTTCTGGCGACTGTCGCGCTCGCCCGGTTCATCGAGCGCAAGACCATCGCCCCGACGCCCGTCGAGAAGGAGCACCCGGATGCTTGA
- a CDS encoding Na+/H+ antiporter subunit E: MSLFLMNLTLAVAWAALTGTFTLPGLAVGFVVGFFALWIVQPLFENRGGGYFVRVWRWAKLLVLFHWELIISSLSVAWDVLTPRHRARPGIVAVPLKAKGEAEVLLVTNLISLTPGTLSLDVTEDCNTLFVHAMFADDPEKIASDIENGMERWVREALE; the protein is encoded by the coding sequence ATGAGCCTGTTTCTGATGAACCTGACCCTCGCCGTGGCCTGGGCCGCGTTGACCGGCACCTTTACCTTGCCGGGCCTGGCGGTGGGGTTTGTCGTAGGGTTCTTCGCGCTGTGGATTGTGCAGCCGCTGTTCGAGAACCGCGGCGGCGGATACTTCGTTCGGGTCTGGCGATGGGCCAAGCTGCTGGTGCTGTTCCACTGGGAGCTGATCATCTCTTCGCTCTCTGTCGCCTGGGACGTTCTGACCCCGCGCCACAGGGCCCGGCCCGGCATCGTGGCCGTGCCGCTGAAGGCGAAGGGCGAGGCAGAGGTCCTGTTGGTCACGAACCTGATCTCGCTGACGCCCGGCACGCTAAGCCTGGATGTCACCGAGGATTGCAATACGCTGTTCGTGCACGCGATGTTCGCCGACGATCCCGAAAAGATCGCATCCGACATCGAAAACGGCATGGAACGCTGGGTGCGGGAGGCGCTGGAATGA
- a CDS encoding Na+/H+ antiporter subunit D, translating into MTWLLPLPLILPFATAVLAFLFRRNGEGRWISVAGSAVMLGAGVLLLADVLRYGPQAAEMGGWPAPFGIVLVADTLSAVMVVITGITALAVSIYALSDITDEMEQLGYHALFQVLIAGVTGAFLTGDLFNLYVWFEVMLISSFGLLILGGKRVQLDAGIKYVTLNLISTILFLSGIGLLYGTTGTLNLADLSRIVPTVDDGLMTVIAMMFMVGFGVKAAVFPLFFWLPASYHTPSFAVSAVFAGLLTKVGVYAMMRMFTLVFTQDVGFTHTILLWVACATMVTGVLGAAAQTDFRRILSFHIVSQIGYMVLGLALMTPLALMGAVFYLVHHIIVKANLFLVAGVANRIAGSTELGRIGGLYKGAPFLAFLFLIPAFSLAGFPPLSGFWAKYVLVKASMDIQMWVVAGIALAVGLMTIYSMTKIWGQAFWKPHPDGSTPTLSSLRPADRMALLLPIGMLATMTVVIGLFPEPFVQVAERAAAELLDPTAYVTAVLGASE; encoded by the coding sequence GTGACCTGGCTTCTGCCCCTGCCCCTGATCCTGCCCTTCGCCACGGCGGTTCTGGCCTTCCTGTTCCGCCGCAACGGAGAGGGGCGCTGGATCTCTGTCGCCGGGTCCGCCGTGATGCTGGGTGCGGGGGTCCTTTTGCTGGCCGATGTGCTGCGCTATGGGCCGCAAGCCGCTGAAATGGGCGGTTGGCCCGCACCCTTCGGCATCGTGCTGGTGGCCGACACGCTGTCGGCGGTGATGGTCGTGATCACCGGTATCACCGCGCTGGCCGTGTCGATCTACGCCTTGTCGGATATCACCGACGAGATGGAGCAATTGGGCTACCACGCCCTGTTCCAGGTGCTGATCGCGGGGGTGACGGGGGCCTTTCTGACCGGCGACCTGTTCAACCTGTATGTCTGGTTCGAGGTGATGTTGATCTCGTCCTTCGGACTGCTGATCCTGGGCGGCAAGCGGGTGCAGCTGGATGCGGGCATCAAGTATGTGACGCTGAACCTGATCTCGACGATCCTGTTCCTGTCGGGCATCGGCCTGCTTTATGGAACGACCGGCACGCTGAACCTGGCGGATCTGAGCCGGATCGTCCCCACCGTCGACGACGGGTTGATGACCGTGATCGCGATGATGTTCATGGTGGGTTTTGGGGTAAAGGCCGCGGTCTTCCCGCTGTTTTTCTGGCTGCCTGCGTCTTACCACACGCCCAGTTTCGCGGTCTCGGCGGTCTTTGCCGGGCTGCTGACCAAGGTGGGCGTCTATGCCATGATGCGGATGTTCACCTTGGTGTTCACGCAGGACGTTGGCTTTACCCATACGATCCTGCTGTGGGTCGCCTGCGCGACCATGGTGACCGGGGTTCTGGGGGCCGCCGCCCAGACCGATTTCCGGCGGATCCTGTCGTTCCATATCGTCAGTCAGATCGGATACATGGTGCTGGGCCTGGCCCTGATGACGCCGCTCGCCCTGATGGGGGCGGTGTTCTACCTGGTCCACCATATCATCGTGAAGGCGAACCTGTTCCTGGTCGCGGGCGTGGCCAACCGGATCGCAGGCAGCACGGAACTGGGCCGCATTGGCGGGCTGTACAAAGGCGCACCGTTCCTGGCCTTCCTGTTCCTGATACCGGCCTTTTCGCTGGCAGGCTTTCCGCCGCTGTCGGGGTTCTGGGCAAAATACGTGCTGGTGAAGGCGTCGATGGATATTCAGATGTGGGTTGTCGCGGGGATCGCCTTGGCCGTGGGGCTGATGACGATCTACTCGATGACGAAAATCTGGGGCCAGGCCTTTTGGAAGCCGCACCCCGACGGCAGCACACCGACCCTGTCCAGCCTGCGGCCGGCGGACCGTATGGCGCTGCTGCTGCCGATCGGGATGCTGGCGACGATGACCGTGGTGATCGGCCTGTTCCCGGAACCCTTCGTGCAGGTCGCCGAACGCGCCGCGGCTGAGCTGCTGGACCCGACCGCCTATGTCACCGCCGTGCTGGGGGCGAGCGAATGA
- a CDS encoding Na+/H+ antiporter subunit C, which yields MEVLIAIMVGVLVAASVYLMLARNVLRFLFGMVLLSNAANLLIFASGGLTPEAPPLIAYGENAPPDGVANALPQALVLTAIVIGFGLFAFALTLIYRGYQNLGTLNSDQMRLAEPEDPAK from the coding sequence ATGGAAGTCCTGATCGCCATCATGGTCGGCGTCCTGGTCGCGGCCTCGGTCTATCTGATGCTGGCGCGCAACGTCTTGCGGTTCCTGTTTGGCATGGTCCTTTTGTCGAATGCGGCGAACCTGCTGATCTTCGCCTCTGGCGGGCTGACGCCCGAGGCCCCGCCCCTGATCGCCTATGGCGAAAACGCACCGCCCGATGGCGTGGCCAACGCCCTGCCGCAGGCGCTGGTGCTGACGGCCATCGTGATCGGGTTCGGCCTTTTCGCCTTTGCCCTGACCCTGATTTATCGCGGCTACCAGAACCTTGGCACGCTCAACAGCGACCAGATGCGCCTGGCCGAGCCGGAGGACCCCGCCAAGTGA
- a CDS encoding Na+/H+ antiporter subunit B: MRSSLIVRAATRLLVSLSLMFSIWMLLRGHNEPGGGFIGGLIGSTGFILYAIAHGSRAAREALRLDPQTIAVVGLGIALLAGVAAWIPGDALFTGQWLFLWPSEDSKGVPLSTVLVFDIGVYLVVLGSVLTLVLALEEEV, from the coding sequence ATGAGATCCTCGCTCATCGTTCGCGCGGCAACGCGCCTGTTGGTCAGCCTGTCGCTGATGTTTTCGATCTGGATGCTGCTGCGCGGTCACAATGAACCGGGCGGCGGGTTCATCGGGGGGCTGATCGGGTCCACCGGCTTCATCCTGTACGCCATCGCCCATGGCAGCCGCGCCGCCCGCGAGGCGTTGCGTCTGGATCCGCAGACCATCGCCGTCGTGGGCCTGGGCATCGCGCTGCTGGCCGGTGTTGCCGCCTGGATACCAGGCGACGCGCTGTTCACCGGGCAGTGGCTGTTCCTGTGGCCCAGCGAGGACAGCAAGGGCGTGCCCCTGTCCACCGTTCTCGTGTTCGACATCGGCGTCTATCTGGTCGTGCTGGGGTCGGTCCTGACCCTCGTGCTGGCGCTGGAGGAGGAGGTCTGA
- a CDS encoding putative monovalent cation/H+ antiporter subunit A, with product MAAGQDKAPFLGGTPGIISILVPTALFVWFAQFVPQVAAGEVLAWRFAWVPSLGVETGILLDGLSLSFALLISGIGALVTLYASSYMGGHVHYTRFVTYLLSFMTGMLGLVLSDNLLSLFVFWEITTISSYLLIGFDADQAKARRNALQALLVTGTGGLAFLAGIILIGFAAGTFDISAIEGSLAEHPLYLPIFLLVVAGAFTKSAQVPFHFWLPNAMAAPTPVSAYLHSATMVKGGVYLLARMNPSLGGTDIWFWTLVVFGGVTAVFASILALKQTDIKQVLAYTTLMALGTLVMFLGVGTPEAVKAAMTFLLVHSFYKAALFLMIGVVDHGTGTRDATVLRGLARAMPLTALAAGLAALSMAGIPPLFGFIGKEFMYKAALDADPAMLWVTACTFAASALMFAAAGVVAWRPFVGKLADTPVKAHEGGVAMLTGPLLLGALGLGLGLFPDYAEALVRPAAAAVAGVPVKVDLYLWGGVNTALILSLATFAVGFVIYLLHGRLRGWLGGWKSRFDPGWDRLMDWVAAGAKWQTRVIQTGQLRRYIFVTFLTLAFALGWSVWRGGIWPAIDLGDDLRVKHWSVLIFITAGAAIVAFTNSRMTAVAALGVVGVGVALIFIMFGAPDVAITQLLVEVLQVVLVAVAMLKLPLLNPERVKTLRIWDLGLALIIGGLTTLILLAVMATPFDLTLTEFFEATSAPLAYGRNIVNVILVDFRALDTFGEIAVVVIAALGAYALLRGTRKGME from the coding sequence ATGGCGGCAGGGCAGGACAAGGCACCCTTTCTTGGGGGAACACCTGGGATCATCTCGATCCTGGTGCCGACCGCGTTGTTCGTCTGGTTCGCTCAGTTCGTCCCGCAGGTCGCCGCCGGAGAGGTTCTGGCCTGGCGGTTCGCCTGGGTGCCATCGCTGGGGGTAGAGACGGGCATCCTGCTGGACGGATTGTCGCTCAGCTTTGCGCTTTTGATCTCGGGCATCGGGGCATTGGTGACGCTTTATGCATCGTCCTACATGGGCGGGCACGTGCATTACACGCGGTTCGTGACGTATCTGCTGTCCTTCATGACCGGGATGCTGGGGCTGGTTCTTTCGGACAACCTGTTGTCTCTGTTTGTCTTTTGGGAAATCACGACGATCTCTTCCTACCTGTTGATCGGCTTCGACGCCGATCAGGCCAAGGCCCGGCGCAACGCGCTTCAGGCGCTGTTGGTCACGGGCACCGGCGGGTTGGCCTTCCTCGCGGGGATCATCCTGATCGGCTTTGCGGCGGGCACCTTTGACATCTCGGCGATCGAGGGATCGCTGGCCGAACACCCGCTCTATCTGCCGATCTTTCTGTTGGTCGTGGCCGGGGCCTTCACCAAATCGGCACAGGTGCCGTTCCACTTCTGGCTGCCCAATGCCATGGCCGCACCCACCCCGGTCAGCGCCTATCTGCACTCGGCCACCATGGTCAAAGGTGGCGTCTACCTGCTGGCGCGGATGAATCCGTCGCTGGGCGGGACAGACATCTGGTTCTGGACGTTGGTGGTATTCGGCGGTGTCACGGCGGTCTTTGCCTCGATCCTGGCGCTCAAGCAGACCGACATCAAACAGGTGCTGGCTTATACGACGTTGATGGCGCTGGGCACGCTGGTCATGTTCCTGGGCGTCGGCACGCCAGAGGCGGTCAAGGCGGCGATGACCTTCTTGCTGGTTCACAGCTTTTACAAGGCGGCGCTGTTCCTGATGATCGGCGTGGTGGACCACGGCACGGGTACGCGGGATGCGACCGTGTTGCGCGGGCTGGCGCGGGCGATGCCGCTGACCGCGCTGGCCGCCGGGCTGGCCGCGTTGTCGATGGCGGGGATACCGCCGCTGTTCGGGTTCATTGGCAAGGAATTCATGTACAAGGCCGCGTTGGATGCGGATCCCGCAATGCTCTGGGTGACGGCCTGCACCTTCGCCGCCTCGGCCCTGATGTTCGCGGCCGCGGGCGTGGTGGCCTGGCGGCCCTTTGTGGGCAAGCTGGCCGACACACCGGTCAAAGCGCACGAGGGCGGGGTCGCGATGCTGACCGGGCCGCTGCTTTTGGGCGCGCTGGGTCTGGGCCTCGGCCTGTTCCCCGACTACGCCGAGGCGCTGGTGCGTCCCGCCGCCGCCGCTGTGGCGGGGGTGCCGGTCAAGGTGGATCTCTACCTCTGGGGTGGGGTGAATACGGCGCTGATCCTGTCGCTGGCGACCTTTGCCGTGGGTTTCGTCATCTACCTGCTGCACGGCCGCCTGCGCGGCTGGCTGGGTGGGTGGAAGTCGCGCTTCGATCCCGGTTGGGACAGGCTGATGGATTGGGTTGCCGCCGGGGCCAAATGGCAGACCCGCGTGATCCAGACCGGGCAGTTGCGGCGCTATATCTTCGTGACCTTCCTGACGCTGGCCTTTGCACTGGGCTGGTCGGTGTGGCGTGGCGGCATCTGGCCCGCCATCGATCTGGGCGATGACCTGCGGGTCAAACATTGGTCGGTTCTCATCTTCATCACCGCAGGTGCCGCCATCGTGGCCTTCACCAATTCGCGCATGACCGCCGTTGCGGCGCTGGGCGTGGTGGGGGTCGGCGTGGCGTTGATCTTCATCATGTTCGGCGCGCCCGACGTCGCGATCACGCAGCTGCTGGTCGAGGTGTTGCAGGTCGTTCTGGTGGCCGTCGCCATGCTGAAACTGCCGCTTTTGAACCCTGAGCGGGTCAAGACGTTGCGGATCTGGGACCTGGGCCTGGCGTTGATCATCGGCGGGCTGACGACACTGATCCTGTTGGCGGTCATGGCAACGCCGTTCGATCTGACACTGACCGAGTTCTTCGAGGCGACCTCGGCCCCGCTGGCCTATGGGCGCAACATCGTCAACGTGATCCTCGTCGACTTCCGCGCGCTGGACACATTCGGCGAAATCGCCGTGGTCGTCATTGCCGCGCTGGGGGCCTATGCCCTGCTGCGCGGCACACGAAAGGGGATGGAATGA
- a CDS encoding hydrogen peroxide-inducible genes activator translates to MPTLQQFRYLVAVADTLHFRRAAETVHVTQPTLSAQLRELEEKLGVQLVERSRSGVTLTPLGAEVAGRARRVLRDVADISALAQAGSDPFSGTIRVGVVGSLGSYFLPLVIPALHETWPKLTFYVREGQAPDLMTRLRDGALDLLFFPLPVEEAGLVHAPLFHEPLLLVMPADHRLAASDPVARADLAGETIMTLEAGHRLHDTVAEIVSETGATLSLDYEGTSLDTLRQMVATGLGLSVLPALYVRSEVAREPLVTARALSQPEPGRDIGMVWRASAARIEAYTEIAALIRATLSATAPEVRVIGD, encoded by the coding sequence ATGCCCACTTTGCAACAGTTCCGCTATCTCGTGGCGGTCGCGGATACGCTTCACTTCCGCCGCGCCGCCGAGACGGTGCACGTCACGCAGCCGACGCTCAGCGCGCAATTGCGCGAGTTGGAGGAAAAGCTGGGCGTGCAACTGGTTGAACGGTCCCGATCGGGCGTGACGCTGACGCCCCTTGGTGCGGAGGTGGCGGGCCGGGCACGGCGGGTGCTGCGCGATGTGGCTGATATCTCGGCGCTGGCCCAGGCCGGTTCCGATCCGTTCAGCGGGACGATCCGCGTGGGCGTGGTCGGCAGCCTTGGCAGCTATTTTCTGCCGCTGGTGATTCCGGCCTTGCACGAAACCTGGCCCAAACTGACCTTTTACGTCCGCGAGGGGCAGGCCCCCGATCTGATGACGCGGTTGCGCGACGGGGCGTTGGACCTGCTGTTCTTTCCGCTGCCGGTAGAAGAGGCGGGGCTGGTCCATGCGCCGCTGTTCCATGAGCCGCTGCTGCTTGTCATGCCCGCGGATCATCGCCTGGCTGCCTCTGACCCGGTCGCCCGTGCCGATCTGGCGGGCGAGACGATCATGACGCTGGAGGCGGGGCATCGCCTGCACGACACCGTGGCCGAAATCGTCTCCGAGACGGGGGCCACCCTGTCGCTCGACTACGAGGGGACGTCGCTCGATACCCTTCGGCAGATGGTGGCGACGGGCCTCGGTCTGTCGGTCCTGCCCGCGCTCTATGTCCGCTCGGAGGTCGCGAGAGAGCCGCTGGTCACCGCCCGTGCCCTGTCCCAACCGGAACCGGGCCGGGACATCGGCATGGTCTGGCGCGCCAGTGCCGCGCGGATCGAGGCCTATACCGAAATCGCAGCCCTGATCCGCGCCACCCTGTCGGCCACCGCCCCCGAGGTGCGCGTGATCGGCGACTGA